One stretch of Akkermansia massiliensis DNA includes these proteins:
- a CDS encoding SLC13 family permease, which translates to MLTTLLILGVSAVLFVQGRIRSDIVALCSLLCLIVFGILSPEQALSGFSNSIVVMMVGLFVVGGAIFRTGLAKMLGGRIMKLAGKSELRLLVLTMLVTAGIGAFVSNTGTVALMLPILVSLAADGGIQTSRLLMPMAFASSMGGMLTLIGTPPNLVINNQLQEAGMEGLGFFSFTPIGLICIVTGVLLLIPLSRKFLGRHDDKTEHEAKGKSLSQLIDEYQIISNLYRLRVLEDSALTENPLHDLQIPDRYHVNIVEVRRRHSSRHSFLQTVSQTMAGSDTRVARGDVIYVMGEFEDVDRFAREYGAVMINRKTSEDTDSLLKSKLKFDEIGIAEMLLMRNSDLINMPVKSSGLRAKYGVNILAIQRDNHYIFHNLKDVKLQYGDTLLIQGTWADIARLSEKTFEWVVVGQPLAEASKVTLTHKAPLAAGIMLLMIAAMVFNWVPAVAAVLIAAVLMVLCGCLRNVEEAYRTINWESIVLIAAMLPMSVALEKTGTSEAISHGLVAGLGGFGPFALMAGVYFTASLLTMFISNTATAVLLAPIALQSAVSMGISPYPLLLAVSVGTSMCFASPFSTPPNALVMPAGKYTFMDYVKVGVPLQVIMGLVMVVVIPLFFPFVKA; encoded by the coding sequence GAGTATCCGCCGTTTTGTTCGTCCAGGGGAGAATCCGTTCAGATATTGTCGCGCTGTGTTCCCTGCTGTGCCTGATCGTGTTCGGGATTTTAAGCCCGGAGCAGGCGCTTTCCGGCTTTTCCAACTCCATCGTAGTCATGATGGTGGGGCTTTTCGTGGTGGGGGGAGCCATTTTCCGGACGGGACTGGCCAAGATGCTGGGCGGCAGGATCATGAAGCTGGCCGGCAAGAGCGAGCTGCGCCTGCTGGTGCTGACCATGCTCGTTACGGCCGGAATCGGAGCGTTTGTCAGCAATACGGGAACGGTGGCGCTGATGCTGCCCATTCTGGTGAGCCTGGCCGCGGACGGCGGCATCCAGACGAGCCGCCTGCTTATGCCCATGGCGTTTGCCAGCAGCATGGGCGGCATGCTGACGCTGATCGGCACGCCCCCCAACCTGGTCATCAACAACCAGCTTCAGGAGGCGGGAATGGAGGGGCTGGGCTTTTTCTCGTTCACCCCCATCGGCCTCATCTGCATCGTGACGGGCGTCCTGCTGCTGATTCCCCTGAGCAGGAAGTTCCTGGGCCGTCATGACGACAAGACGGAACACGAGGCCAAGGGCAAGTCCCTCAGCCAGTTGATAGACGAGTACCAGATCATCAGCAATCTTTACCGTCTCCGGGTGCTGGAGGATTCCGCCCTGACGGAGAACCCCCTGCACGACCTCCAGATACCGGACCGCTACCACGTGAACATCGTGGAAGTGCGCCGCAGGCATTCCAGCCGGCATTCCTTCCTGCAAACGGTCAGCCAGACCATGGCGGGCTCGGACACCCGCGTGGCGCGGGGAGACGTCATTTACGTGATGGGGGAGTTTGAGGACGTGGACCGTTTCGCCCGGGAATACGGGGCGGTGATGATTAACCGGAAGACGTCGGAAGATACGGATTCCCTGCTGAAGAGCAAATTGAAGTTTGACGAGATAGGCATTGCGGAGATGCTGCTCATGCGCAACTCGGACCTCATCAACATGCCCGTGAAGTCTTCCGGGCTCCGCGCCAAGTACGGGGTCAACATTCTGGCCATCCAGCGGGACAACCATTACATTTTCCACAATTTGAAGGATGTGAAGCTCCAGTACGGGGATACGCTGCTGATTCAGGGAACCTGGGCGGATATTGCGCGCCTGAGTGAGAAAACCTTTGAATGGGTCGTGGTGGGCCAGCCGCTGGCGGAGGCGTCCAAGGTGACCCTGACGCACAAGGCTCCGCTGGCCGCTGGCATCATGCTGCTGATGATTGCGGCCATGGTGTTCAACTGGGTGCCCGCGGTGGCCGCGGTGCTGATCGCCGCCGTCCTGATGGTGCTGTGCGGATGCCTGCGCAACGTGGAGGAGGCGTACCGGACGATCAACTGGGAGAGCATCGTGCTGATTGCCGCCATGCTGCCGATGTCCGTGGCGCTGGAGAAGACCGGCACCTCGGAGGCCATCTCCCACGGCCTGGTGGCCGGCCTGGGGGGATTCGGGCCGTTCGCCCTGATGGCGGGCGTTTATTTCACGGCCTCCCTGCTGACCATGTTCATCAGCAATACGGCCACGGCGGTGCTGCTGGCTCCCATCGCCCTGCAATCCGCGGTGAGCATGGGCATCAGCCCCTATCCGCTGCTGCTGGCGGTTTCCGTGGGCACCAGCATGTGTTTTGCCTCTCCCTTTTCCACGCCGCCCAATGCCCTGGTCATGCCGGCGGGCAAGTACACGTTCATGGATTACGTGAAGGTAGGGGTTCCCCTCCAGGTGATCATGGGGCTGGTCATGGTGGTGGTGATCCCTCTGTTTTTCCCGTTCGTGAAAGCCTAG